One stretch of Nitratiruptor tergarcus DSM 16512 DNA includes these proteins:
- a CDS encoding rhodanese-like domain-containing protein, whose amino-acid sequence MRTFLFLCAMIVSSFAFENVNSKEFANLLRQKDVVLFDVRTPQEFQEGHILGANLVPVQVFQYLKLGGLGIKNKKILVYCRSGNRSVTASRWFESWGAKKVYNLRGGILEWKAAGFPLQK is encoded by the coding sequence ATGCGAACATTCTTATTTTTGTGTGCAATGATTGTAAGCTCTTTTGCCTTTGAAAATGTAAATTCTAAAGAGTTTGCAAATCTTTTGCGCCAAAAAGATGTTGTGCTTTTTGATGTGCGTACTCCTCAGGAGTTTCAAGAAGGGCACATTTTGGGAGCAAATCTTGTTCCCGTTCAAGTTTTTCAGTATCTCAAACTTGGTGGTTTGGGAATAAAGAATAAAAAAATACTCGTCTACTGCCGTAGTGGCAATAGGAGTGTCACTGCGAGTAGATGGTTTGAGAGCTGGGGAGCAAAAAAGGTTTATAATTTAAGAGGTGGTATATTGGAGTGGAAAGCGGCAGGCTTTCCTCTTCAAAAATAG